In a single window of the Flavobacterium ammoniigenes genome:
- the gldL gene encoding gliding motility protein GldL produces MALINKKVMNFAYGMGAAVVIVGALFKIQHWTGASELLVIGLLTEAFIFGLSAFDKPDEDLDWTLVYPELAGGEAKQKSKKTADASDADGLLSQKLDTMLKEAKIDGELMASLGNSIKNFESAAKGIAPTVDSLASTKKYSEELTKAAAQMESLNNLYKLQLESASVNAEANKDIAENAAMLKQQMQSMTANITSLNAVYGGMLSAMSNKG; encoded by the coding sequence ATGGCATTAATTAACAAAAAAGTAATGAATTTCGCTTACGGTATGGGAGCGGCAGTAGTAATTGTAGGAGCTTTATTCAAAATCCAACACTGGACTGGAGCAAGTGAATTATTAGTTATTGGACTTTTAACTGAGGCCTTTATTTTTGGTTTGTCTGCTTTTGATAAGCCAGATGAAGATTTAGATTGGACCCTTGTTTATCCAGAATTAGCTGGAGGAGAAGCTAAACAAAAATCTAAAAAGACTGCAGATGCATCTGATGCGGACGGATTACTTTCTCAAAAATTAGATACAATGTTGAAAGAAGCTAAAATTGATGGGGAGTTGATGGCGAGCTTAGGAAATAGTATCAAAAATTTTGAATCAGCAGCAAAAGGTATTGCACCTACAGTTGATTCTTTGGCTTCTACTAAAAAATATAGTGAAGAATTGACTAAAGCAGCGGCCCAAATGGAGTCGTTGAATAATTTGTATAAATTACAATTAGAAAGTGCATCTGTAAACGCTGAGGCAAACAAAGATATTGCTGAAAATGCAGCTATGTTAAAACAACAAATGCAATCGATGACTGCTAATATTACTTCATTGAATGCAGTGTATGGCGGAATGCTTTCGGCAATGAGTAACAAAGGATAA
- a CDS encoding NAD(P)/FAD-dependent oxidoreductase, with translation MIDYLIVGCGLAGISFAEQALQHNKTILVLDNDSQSSSKIAGGLYNPVILKRFSEVWEAQSQLVTMNAFYAQLKPRIVQQFDYKMPILRKFFSVEEQNNWFAASDKPNLSPFLSTELHFKEYKGISAPFGYGEVLHSGYVDTASLLSAYRDYLTNNSWFRQEAFDYLEVVVEGDFVQYKGIQAKHIIFAEGFGLHANPYFNHLPLDGTKGELFIIKAPDLDLDVIVNTSVFILPLGNDLFKVGATYNWKDKTDLPTEEGKTELVERIQEIIGCDFEIVQHFAGVRPTVRDRRPLVGTHPELHRIHVLNGLGTRGVMLGPAMAKALYNAIENQIPLVKEIDIQRFANKKK, from the coding sequence ATGATTGATTATTTAATTGTGGGTTGTGGATTGGCAGGAATTTCTTTTGCCGAACAAGCCTTGCAGCACAACAAAACGATTCTAGTTCTAGATAACGATTCGCAAAGCTCTTCAAAAATAGCTGGTGGTTTGTACAATCCAGTTATTTTAAAGCGATTTAGTGAGGTTTGGGAAGCGCAATCACAATTGGTTACTATGAATGCTTTTTATGCGCAATTAAAGCCTAGAATCGTACAGCAATTTGATTATAAAATGCCAATTCTTAGAAAGTTCTTTTCTGTAGAAGAACAGAACAATTGGTTTGCCGCTTCTGACAAACCCAACTTAAGTCCATTTTTGTCTACCGAATTACATTTCAAAGAATACAAAGGTATTTCAGCTCCTTTTGGATACGGAGAAGTACTGCATTCGGGTTATGTCGATACGGCTTCTTTGTTGTCAGCTTACCGAGATTATTTGACTAACAACAGCTGGTTTCGCCAAGAAGCATTCGATTATTTAGAGGTTGTTGTTGAGGGAGATTTTGTACAGTATAAAGGAATACAAGCTAAGCATATCATTTTTGCAGAAGGTTTCGGTTTGCATGCCAATCCGTATTTTAATCATTTGCCATTAGACGGTACCAAAGGGGAGTTGTTTATTATTAAAGCTCCTGACTTGGATTTGGACGTAATTGTGAACACCAGCGTCTTTATTTTGCCTTTAGGCAATGATTTATTCAAAGTAGGAGCAACTTATAATTGGAAAGATAAAACCGATTTGCCTACTGAAGAGGGTAAAACGGAGTTAGTAGAACGAATTCAAGAAATAATTGGTTGCGATTTTGAAATTGTACAACACTTTGCCGGTGTGCGACCAACCGTTCGAGACCGAAGACCTTTGGTGGGAACTCATCCTGAACTGCATAGAATTCACGTTTTGAATGGTCTCGGAACCAGAGGAGTAATGCTTGGACCTGCCATGGCTAAAGCATTATACAATGCTATTGAAAACCAAATTCCGTTGGTTAAGGAAATTGATATTCAGCGATTTGCCAATAAAAAGAAGTAA
- a CDS encoding formimidoylglutamase, producing the protein MEFDFLSPLDSEIIDYINGLSSQQLGSKIVLHTSEAFPDLSKVTIGIIGVLENRGNSNGNQEIDLIAVRKELYGLYPGNWDASIADFGNILSGNSKEDTYFALKKVASSLIKNNIIPIVIGGSQDLTYSLYRAYDDLEQMVNLVAIDSQFDFGKESDVVSASSYLTKIVIEEPNNLFNYCNIGYQTYYNSQEEIDLVEKLFFDAYRLGEVSNHIAIAEPVFRDADVVSFDMHAVKSSDSGNFTPFVPNGFNGKEICALSRYAGISDKVTSFGIFNHNDTEQESVLMAQIIWYFIEGYHYRSNEYPFGSRENYLKYIVPSEEEELIFYKSDKTDRWWIEIPFITNGNNKLKRNTLLPCSHEEYLAACDQELPERWWKAQRKNSI; encoded by the coding sequence ATGGAATTTGATTTTCTTTCACCACTAGATTCTGAAATCATTGATTATATCAATGGCTTGTCTTCTCAACAATTGGGAAGCAAAATAGTATTGCATACTTCGGAAGCTTTTCCTGACCTAAGCAAAGTAACTATTGGAATCATTGGTGTTCTTGAAAATCGCGGCAATAGTAATGGAAATCAAGAAATTGACCTAATCGCTGTCCGAAAAGAATTGTACGGTTTGTATCCTGGAAACTGGGATGCTTCGATTGCTGACTTTGGTAATATATTGTCCGGAAATTCTAAAGAAGACACCTATTTTGCTTTAAAGAAAGTGGCTTCTAGTTTGATCAAAAACAACATTATTCCTATTGTAATTGGAGGATCTCAGGATTTGACCTACTCACTTTATAGAGCCTATGACGATTTAGAACAAATGGTCAATTTAGTTGCAATTGATAGTCAATTCGATTTTGGAAAAGAAAGCGATGTGGTATCGGCTTCGTCTTATTTGACAAAAATAGTGATTGAAGAACCGAACAACTTATTCAACTACTGCAACATTGGTTACCAAACCTATTACAATTCGCAAGAAGAAATTGATTTGGTAGAAAAATTGTTTTTTGATGCCTATCGTTTGGGGGAAGTTTCGAATCACATTGCAATAGCTGAGCCAGTTTTTCGCGATGCTGATGTAGTGAGTTTTGATATGCATGCCGTGAAATCATCAGATTCAGGAAATTTCACTCCTTTTGTGCCTAATGGGTTTAATGGAAAAGAAATTTGTGCTCTTTCTAGATATGCAGGAATTAGTGATAAAGTGACCTCATTTGGAATTTTTAATCACAACGACACCGAGCAAGAATCGGTATTGATGGCTCAAATTATTTGGTATTTCATCGAAGGCTATCATTACCGTTCCAATGAATATCCTTTTGGAAGTCGAGAGAATTATTTAAAATACATAGTGCCTTCAGAAGAGGAAGAATTGATTTTTTACAAGAGTGATAAAACAGATCGCTGGTGGATAGAAATCCCGTTTATTACCAATGGTAATAATAAATTAAAAAGAAACACGTTATTACCCTGTTCGCATGAAGAATATCTAGCAGCTTGTGATCAAGAATTGCCAGAACGATGGTGGAAGGCACAACGAAAAAATAGTATTTAA
- a CDS encoding peptidogalycan biosysnthesis protein, whose amino-acid sequence MNTTYSYQIYSSASQLPENWNELAVSTIFLSKEYLSILEKSAPANMSCHFIGLFENETLVGIAVSQFLDLNLLESFGNRDKCIKSFIRNIVFKNFCSHILLIGNNTLTGQNAFVFSENAHPTEVLKTLKKSVLALKEIFKKQGKKVHMCGLKDFCEPELSRFEIPEFNPYLRFSTQPNMIFKVRDNWKTEEDYVAALSKKYRDQYKRARKKASGLVKKQLSLEEIITQEEVIYDLYLHVAKSAPFNTFFLPKNHFAVFKAQLQENFLFYGYFENGKLIGFNTLIKNGSDLDTYFLGYDDSIQREKMLYLNMLYDMIGYAIKEQFETIIFARTALEIKSSVGATPLKMFGMMRHDNTFINSRLNFFFHYLEPQTVWTERHPFQD is encoded by the coding sequence TTGAACACTACTTATTCGTACCAAATCTATTCCTCGGCTTCTCAACTTCCTGAAAATTGGAACGAATTGGCCGTTTCCACGATTTTTTTATCCAAAGAGTACCTTTCGATTTTAGAAAAATCGGCACCTGCTAATATGAGTTGCCATTTTATTGGACTATTTGAAAATGAGACTTTAGTGGGTATAGCAGTTTCTCAATTTTTAGATTTAAACCTGCTAGAATCTTTTGGTAATCGAGATAAATGTATCAAATCATTTATACGGAATATAGTATTCAAAAATTTCTGTTCCCATATCTTATTGATTGGAAACAATACTTTGACAGGTCAAAATGCATTTGTATTTTCTGAAAATGCCCATCCAACTGAGGTATTAAAAACACTAAAAAAATCTGTTTTAGCGCTAAAAGAAATTTTCAAGAAGCAAGGCAAAAAAGTCCATATGTGTGGATTAAAGGATTTTTGCGAACCGGAATTAAGCCGATTTGAAATACCTGAATTCAATCCTTATTTACGTTTTTCGACCCAACCCAATATGATTTTTAAAGTCAGAGACAATTGGAAAACCGAAGAAGATTATGTGGCTGCCTTGTCCAAAAAATACCGAGATCAATACAAACGCGCCCGAAAAAAGGCAAGCGGACTAGTTAAAAAACAATTGTCTTTAGAGGAAATTATAACGCAAGAAGAAGTAATTTATGATTTGTATTTACATGTAGCCAAAAGTGCCCCTTTCAATACGTTCTTTTTGCCCAAAAACCACTTTGCTGTTTTTAAAGCTCAACTGCAAGAGAATTTTTTATTCTATGGCTATTTTGAAAATGGAAAATTAATAGGTTTCAATACCTTAATTAAAAACGGAAGCGATTTAGATACCTACTTTTTAGGGTATGATGACAGCATTCAAAGAGAAAAGATGTTGTATTTGAATATGTTATACGACATGATTGGCTATGCCATCAAAGAACAATTCGAAACCATTATATTTGCTCGAACTGCCCTTGAAATAAAAAGTTCTGTAGGCGCAACACCTTTAAAAATGTTCGGCATGATGCGTCATGACAATACCTTTATCAATAGTCGTCTGAATTTCTTTTTTCACTATTTAGAACCCCAAACCGTTTGGACCGAGCGTCATCCGTTTCAGGATTAA
- the gldN gene encoding gliding motility protein GldN, translating to MNVKSFLIAIFSISCGIASYGQANLLNAKSPKQIGVKSTAQLNSENDKPIAYGYVHDRDILMSRTTWEIIDLGEKINFPLYFPIDTANVGPERRSLYDVLIKGIKKGKITEVYTDSYFNTKKSYKDITASLSRIDTTDAGREQLNAGSKISPEYIVKQDLTSQDVTQYKIKGLWYFDKRQSELKYRLLGICPVTPDVYTMNSEDPDFIELFWVFFPDARETLYSAKAFNEKNTSMPISFDQILNSRRFNSVIYKEENVYGDRDIKDYMKDNAQNQLLESDRIKDKIRSFEQDMWNY from the coding sequence ATGAACGTTAAAAGTTTTTTAATTGCTATTTTTTCTATCAGTTGTGGTATAGCTTCTTATGGACAAGCTAATTTGCTTAACGCAAAATCGCCAAAACAAATTGGAGTTAAATCTACCGCTCAGTTGAATTCTGAAAATGATAAACCTATAGCGTATGGGTATGTTCATGATAGAGACATATTGATGAGTAGAACAACTTGGGAAATTATTGACTTGGGAGAAAAAATTAATTTTCCGTTATATTTCCCAATTGATACCGCTAACGTAGGCCCAGAAAGACGTTCTTTATATGATGTTTTGATTAAAGGGATAAAAAAAGGTAAAATTACTGAAGTATATACTGATAGTTATTTCAATACTAAAAAATCCTATAAAGATATTACAGCCTCATTATCTCGAATTGATACTACTGATGCAGGTAGAGAACAATTGAATGCAGGGTCTAAAATTTCTCCAGAGTACATTGTAAAACAAGATTTGACTTCTCAAGATGTAACACAATATAAAATTAAAGGCTTGTGGTATTTTGACAAACGTCAAAGTGAATTAAAATATCGTTTATTAGGCATTTGTCCTGTAACACCGGATGTTTATACTATGAATAGTGAAGATCCTGATTTTATTGAATTGTTCTGGGTATTCTTCCCTGACGCTAGAGAAACGTTATATAGCGCGAAAGCATTTAATGAAAAAAATACCTCTATGCCCATTTCATTCGATCAAATATTAAATTCACGCCGTTTTAATAGTGTGATTTATAAGGAAGAAAATGTGTATGGCGACAGAGATATTAAAGATTACATGAAGGATAATGCACAGAACCAACTATTAGAATCGGATCGAATCAAAGATAAGATTCGTAGTTTTGAACAAGACATGTGGAATTATTAA
- the gldM gene encoding gliding motility protein GldM: protein MAGGKLSPRQKMVNLMYLVFIAMLALNMSKEVLSAFGLMNEKFDAANLSAESMNASMLQALDKKAGEDAHFIQAAADAKKVAEISKEFYEFIGTLKSDATEGVELDEETGKLPYEAMDKGPVIDEGWFEGDGYSAKGKDIVNHFSKYVSDMKAAVGNNSKLKGVIEEISSKFSTADVKDGEGVTKMYLDYHFKGFPAIASLTKLTSFQNDVKKAEADIYSILLGKAAVEASSMKNFTALVVLDKNAYYQGEKVTGKVVLGKYDANTKPTSFQGPGKLENGQAKISLTAGGVGEQKINGKFTFVQDGETIPLAFEGKYVVVPRPNSATISADKMNVVYRGVSNPMSISFAGVSADKVSASGPGLRSVGAGKYVMNPGAGNEAVISVTGTLPDGSKVTDQKKFRIKGIPGPVGTIRGEMGVVKGPKSSLEISTVGAKLVDFDFEVGLDVVGFNFKVTGQPTVVVPGNKLNAQCKAVLAKAGRGDQVTISEIKTKLVGAGSYMLPRTAPVIYEIQ, encoded by the coding sequence ATGGCAGGAGGAAAATTAAGTCCTAGACAGAAGATGGTTAACCTGATGTATCTGGTTTTCATCGCAATGTTAGCTTTAAATATGTCCAAAGAAGTCTTATCGGCATTTGGATTAATGAACGAAAAATTTGATGCTGCAAATTTGAGTGCAGAATCAATGAATGCAAGTATGTTGCAGGCATTAGATAAAAAAGCAGGAGAAGATGCCCACTTTATCCAAGCGGCAGCTGATGCAAAAAAAGTAGCTGAAATTTCTAAAGAATTTTACGAATTTATAGGTACACTGAAATCTGACGCAACTGAAGGAGTTGAATTAGATGAAGAAACGGGTAAATTGCCATATGAGGCAATGGATAAAGGTCCAGTAATTGACGAAGGTTGGTTTGAAGGTGATGGATATTCGGCAAAAGGAAAAGATATCGTAAATCATTTTTCTAAATATGTGTCAGATATGAAAGCAGCTGTTGGAAACAATAGTAAGCTGAAAGGGGTTATTGAAGAAATTAGTTCAAAGTTCAGTACTGCTGATGTAAAGGATGGTGAAGGAGTTACTAAAATGTACTTGGACTACCATTTCAAAGGGTTCCCAGCTATTGCTTCTTTGACAAAATTAACTTCATTTCAAAATGATGTAAAAAAAGCGGAGGCCGATATCTACAGTATTTTATTAGGAAAGGCTGCTGTTGAAGCATCTTCTATGAAAAACTTTACCGCTTTGGTAGTTTTGGATAAAAATGCCTATTACCAAGGAGAGAAAGTTACTGGTAAAGTTGTGTTAGGTAAATACGATGCCAATACAAAACCAACATCTTTCCAAGGTCCAGGTAAATTAGAAAATGGTCAGGCTAAAATTTCACTTACAGCGGGAGGTGTTGGCGAACAAAAGATCAATGGTAAATTTACTTTTGTTCAAGATGGCGAAACCATACCTTTGGCTTTTGAAGGTAAATATGTAGTAGTTCCTCGTCCTAATTCAGCAACAATCTCTGCTGATAAAATGAATGTGGTATACAGAGGTGTTTCGAATCCAATGTCTATTTCCTTTGCAGGTGTGTCTGCTGATAAAGTTTCTGCTAGTGGTCCAGGTTTACGTTCTGTTGGCGCTGGTAAATATGTAATGAATCCAGGAGCAGGAAATGAAGCAGTAATTAGTGTTACTGGAACTTTACCTGATGGTTCTAAAGTTACCGATCAAAAGAAATTTAGAATTAAAGGAATTCCAGGTCCTGTAGGAACTATTAGAGGAGAAATGGGTGTAGTTAAAGGGCCTAAATCGAGTTTAGAAATTTCAACTGTAGGGGCTAAACTAGTTGATTTCGATTTCGAAGTTGGATTAGATGTAGTTGGATTTAATTTTAAAGTTACTGGGCAACCTACTGTTGTGGTTCCGGGAAATAAATTGAATGCACAATGCAAAGCTGTTTTAGCTAAAGCAGGAAGAGGGGATCAAGTTACCATTTCTGAAATCAAAACCAAATTAGTTGGAGCAGGTAGTTATATGTTACCAAGAACAGCACCGGTAATTTATGAAATACAATAA
- a CDS encoding ABC-F family ATP-binding cassette domain-containing protein, which translates to MLNIHNLSVSFGGSYLFEEVTFRLGAGDRVGLVGKNGAGKSTMLKILARDFAPDSGSIAQEKEIKMGFLRQDIDFEQGRTVLEEAYEAFTEIKIVEKKLEEINHQLVTRTDYESEEYSQIINDLSDYTHRFELLGGYNYVGDTEKILLGLGFKREVFNNQTETFSGGWRMRIELAKLLLQSNDILLLDEPTNHLDIESIIWLEGFLRNFPGVVVIVSHDKMFLDNVTNRTIEISLGKAYDFNKPYSQYLELRHEIREKQLATQKNQAKKIEETEKLIEKFRAKASKASMAQSLIKKLDKVERIEVDEDDNSVMNISFPVSKEPGRVVVEAENVTKSYGDKTILKDINLLVERGSKIAFVGQNGQGKSTFIKAIVNEFEYEGTIKLGHNVQLGYFAQNQAEYLDGEITLLQTMEDAAMDTNRSKVRDMLGSFLFRGDDVEKKVKVLSGGERNRLALCKLLLQPINVLLMDEPTNHLDIKSKNVLKAALQKFGGTLLLVSHDRDFLQGMSNIVYEFKDQKIKEYLGDINFFLEQRNLENMREVEKKDIAKKEAPKENKKVSYEDQKKGKSLQNKLSKIESQIQQLEKDIQHDDKMLASNFDKHIEDASFFTAYNKKKADLDQLLLDWEIVQEEIDNLD; encoded by the coding sequence ATGCTTAATATCCACAATTTGTCCGTTTCATTCGGAGGTTCTTATTTATTTGAAGAAGTTACTTTTCGCCTTGGCGCCGGAGACCGAGTAGGTCTTGTAGGTAAAAATGGGGCTGGTAAATCGACCATGCTTAAAATCTTAGCGCGCGATTTTGCTCCAGATTCAGGAAGTATCGCTCAAGAGAAAGAAATCAAGATGGGTTTTCTTCGTCAAGACATCGATTTTGAACAAGGAAGAACGGTTTTGGAAGAGGCTTATGAAGCGTTTACTGAAATTAAAATTGTCGAAAAAAAGTTGGAAGAAATCAATCACCAATTGGTTACAAGAACCGACTATGAAAGTGAAGAATATTCCCAAATTATTAATGATTTATCCGATTACACCCACCGATTTGAATTGTTAGGCGGCTACAATTATGTTGGCGATACCGAAAAAATTCTGTTAGGATTGGGTTTTAAAAGAGAGGTATTCAATAATCAAACGGAGACGTTTTCTGGAGGTTGGAGAATGCGTATTGAGTTGGCTAAATTATTATTGCAATCCAATGATATTTTGTTGCTAGATGAGCCCACGAATCACTTGGATATTGAGAGTATTATTTGGTTAGAAGGATTTTTACGTAATTTTCCGGGGGTGGTGGTGATTGTTTCGCACGATAAAATGTTTTTGGACAATGTTACTAATAGAACGATTGAAATTTCTCTTGGTAAGGCTTACGATTTCAACAAACCTTATTCGCAATATTTAGAATTGCGTCATGAAATTCGCGAAAAGCAATTGGCAACTCAAAAAAATCAAGCTAAGAAAATTGAAGAAACCGAAAAATTGATTGAGAAGTTTCGTGCCAAAGCGTCCAAAGCTTCGATGGCACAATCCTTAATCAAAAAATTAGATAAAGTAGAGCGAATTGAAGTCGACGAAGACGACAATTCGGTGATGAATATTTCGTTTCCGGTATCTAAAGAACCAGGTAGAGTAGTAGTAGAGGCAGAAAATGTGACTAAAAGCTACGGCGATAAAACAATTTTAAAAGACATTAATTTATTGGTTGAACGCGGAAGTAAAATTGCTTTTGTGGGTCAAAACGGACAAGGAAAGTCGACTTTTATCAAGGCGATTGTAAACGAATTTGAATACGAAGGCACCATTAAATTAGGTCATAATGTACAGTTGGGATATTTTGCTCAAAACCAAGCGGAATATTTGGATGGCGAAATTACCTTGTTGCAAACTATGGAAGATGCGGCTATGGATACGAATCGTTCTAAAGTGCGTGATATGTTGGGTTCTTTCTTGTTTCGTGGCGATGATGTTGAGAAGAAGGTAAAAGTGCTTTCTGGAGGCGAAAGAAACCGTTTGGCCTTGTGTAAATTGTTGTTGCAACCCATCAATGTGTTGTTGATGGATGAGCCGACGAATCACTTGGATATCAAGTCGAAAAATGTACTGAAAGCGGCTTTGCAAAAATTTGGAGGAACATTGTTATTAGTTTCTCACGACAGGGATTTCTTGCAAGGCATGTCCAATATTGTGTACGAATTCAAAGACCAAAAAATCAAAGAATATTTAGGGGATATTAACTTCTTCTTGGAACAGCGCAATTTAGAAAACATGCGTGAAGTCGAGAAAAAAGACATTGCCAAAAAAGAAGCACCAAAAGAAAACAAAAAAGTATCCTACGAAGATCAGAAAAAAGGGAAGTCGTTACAAAATAAGTTAAGTAAGATTGAAAGTCAAATCCAACAATTGGAAAAAGACATCCAACACGATGATAAAATGCTAGCGTCAAATTTCGACAAACATATTGAAGACGCTTCATTCTTTACTGCTTATAATAAAAAGAAAGCCGACTTGGACCAATTGCTTTTGGACTGGGAAATTGTTCAGGAAGAGATAGATAATTTGGATTAG
- a CDS encoding DUF983 domain-containing protein, with translation MLKKGSKLNSILTGSCPKCQNESMYVDKNPLHLGKVLKMNENCSHCGLKYQIEPSFFYGAMYVSYGLNVAVGVAAFIIANVFLSLDLVQSFIAIIGMVILAFPFVVRWARNIYINMFISYDPDASKE, from the coding sequence ATGTTAAAAAAAGGATCCAAACTAAATAGTATTTTAACAGGAAGTTGTCCTAAATGTCAAAATGAAAGCATGTATGTGGATAAAAATCCACTACATCTTGGAAAAGTGCTCAAAATGAATGAAAATTGCAGCCATTGCGGTTTAAAATATCAAATTGAACCTTCTTTCTTTTATGGTGCTATGTATGTGAGTTATGGATTAAATGTTGCGGTGGGTGTAGCAGCATTTATTATCGCCAACGTATTTTTAAGTTTGGACTTGGTACAAAGTTTTATAGCCATTATTGGAATGGTAATATTGGCCTTTCCATTTGTGGTGCGTTGGGCAAGGAATATTTATATCAATATGTTTATTTCCTACGATCCAGACGCTTCTAAAGAATAA
- the gldK gene encoding gliding motility lipoprotein GldK — protein MKKFIAFTAILTLLISCGKSGDKGELVGIKGAKWHPEKPFGMSLVSGGSFIMGKSDQDLAGVEDAPTKTVTVPSFYMDETEITNSEYRQFVEWVKDSTIKVRLAIMAEGSPNSADAKGKNITISSFAYNDFDEKNVKNSKSNTVYEKYMWDNYYSIGTKEDPNAYRKLNRKAKLIKDTKKYPDEAYTEVMDSMYLPLEASYNGLRSIDVDKLKFRYTWLDIQAMAKSKGGKRQDFIRTEQIKVYPDTAVWIKDFNYSYNEPMHNDYFWHKAYGDYPVVGVKQSQAVAFCEWRTLYKNSYVKSKKKGRDLVNRFRLPSEAEWEYAARGGLQSATYPWGGPYTKNDRGCFLANFKPSRGDYAADNALYTVEAKSYDPNGYNLYNMAGNVSEWTSTAYDSGSYEYVSTMSPNIQDSKNKRKVVRGGSWKDVAYMLQVSTRDYEYADSARSYIGFRTVQDYMGTKKISTKKTVKK, from the coding sequence ATGAAGAAATTCATTGCATTTACAGCAATTTTGACCCTGTTAATTAGTTGCGGAAAATCTGGAGACAAAGGAGAATTAGTAGGGATAAAAGGAGCAAAGTGGCACCCTGAAAAACCATTCGGAATGTCTTTAGTATCAGGAGGTTCGTTTATTATGGGTAAGTCAGATCAAGACCTTGCCGGTGTTGAAGATGCACCTACCAAAACCGTTACAGTTCCTTCTTTTTATATGGATGAAACAGAGATTACCAATAGTGAATACCGTCAGTTTGTAGAATGGGTAAAAGATTCTACAATTAAAGTTCGTCTAGCGATTATGGCTGAAGGAAGTCCTAATTCAGCAGATGCAAAAGGTAAAAATATTACGATTTCAAGTTTTGCATACAACGATTTTGATGAAAAAAATGTCAAAAATTCCAAAAGCAATACGGTTTACGAAAAATACATGTGGGATAACTATTATAGTATTGGTACCAAAGAGGACCCTAATGCCTACAGGAAACTAAATAGAAAAGCAAAGTTGATTAAAGACACTAAGAAATATCCAGATGAAGCTTACACAGAAGTAATGGATTCTATGTATTTACCTTTAGAAGCATCCTATAATGGTTTGAGGTCTATTGATGTGGATAAATTAAAATTCCGTTACACTTGGTTGGATATTCAAGCTATGGCTAAATCTAAAGGTGGCAAAAGACAAGATTTTATAAGAACTGAACAAATCAAAGTCTATCCTGACACTGCCGTTTGGATAAAAGATTTTAATTATTCGTATAATGAGCCTATGCACAACGACTACTTTTGGCACAAAGCCTATGGAGATTATCCCGTAGTAGGAGTTAAACAGTCTCAAGCGGTGGCATTTTGCGAATGGAGAACCTTATATAAAAATTCCTATGTAAAGTCCAAAAAGAAAGGGAGAGACTTAGTGAATAGGTTTAGATTGCCTTCGGAAGCAGAATGGGAATATGCAGCAAGAGGCGGATTACAATCGGCAACTTATCCTTGGGGAGGTCCCTATACTAAAAATGATAGAGGTTGTTTTTTGGCTAACTTTAAGCCAAGTAGAGGAGATTATGCAGCAGATAATGCTTTATATACAGTAGAAGCAAAATCATATGATCCTAATGGCTATAACTTATATAATATGGCAGGAAATGTATCTGAATGGACTTCTACAGCCTATGATTCAGGATCTTATGAGTATGTATCTACAATGAGTCCAAACATTCAAGATTCAAAAAATAAGCGAAAAGTAGTTCGAGGAGGATCTTGGAAAGATGTTGCCTATATGTTGCAAGTGTCTACAAGAGATTACGAGTATGCAGATTCAGCTAGAAGTTATATTGGATTTAGAACCGTTCAAGATTATATGGGTACTAAAAAAATTTCCACCAAAAAAACAGTAAAAAAATAA